One genomic segment of Amycolatopsis granulosa includes these proteins:
- a CDS encoding WHG domain-containing protein: MGEARTSRRERLRTETAREIKAIALELMAKGGPDAISLRAIAREMGMTAGAIYGYYPTRDDLVTTLISDVYTSLLDAVERARDAVPADDPGGRILAWGRALRRWSLDNPEGFRLVYGDPVPGYRPPDGGAAADAGLRACAGLTGLVAAAWPSMGAPPDEFTWADFGPELVRHMHEEFPGLPPAVLALSLRTWGRMHGLITLEVYGHLGPQVTDAEKLYESELRDLVRSLGW; the protein is encoded by the coding sequence GTGGGTGAAGCGAGGACGAGCCGCCGGGAACGGCTGCGGACGGAGACGGCGCGCGAGATCAAGGCGATCGCGCTGGAGCTGATGGCCAAGGGCGGGCCGGACGCCATCTCCCTGCGCGCCATCGCGCGGGAGATGGGCATGACCGCCGGCGCGATCTACGGCTACTACCCCACCCGGGACGACCTGGTCACGACGCTGATCTCGGACGTCTACACCTCGCTCCTGGACGCCGTGGAGCGGGCGCGGGACGCGGTGCCCGCCGACGATCCGGGCGGGCGGATCCTGGCCTGGGGCCGGGCGCTGCGGCGGTGGTCACTGGACAACCCGGAGGGGTTCCGCCTCGTCTACGGCGACCCGGTGCCCGGCTACCGCCCGCCGGACGGTGGCGCAGCGGCCGACGCCGGGCTCCGCGCGTGCGCGGGACTGACCGGGCTGGTCGCCGCCGCGTGGCCGTCGATGGGAGCGCCGCCGGACGAGTTCACCTGGGCGGACTTCGGCCCCGAGCTGGTGCGGCACATGCACGAGGAGTTCCCCGGCCTGCCGCCCGCCGTGCTGGCGCTGTCGCTGCGGACGTGGGGCCGGATGCACGGCCTGATCACGCTCGAGGTCTACGGGCACCTCGGTCCGCAGGTCACCGACGCGGAGAAGCTGTACGAGTCCGAGCTGCGGGACCTGGTCCGCTCGCTGGGGTGGTGA
- a CDS encoding amidohydrolase family protein, giving the protein MDGFAIRAARVFDGERVHDDLPVVVRDGRIDAVGGPVPAGLPVTGSPGTLLPGLFDMHTHLCGDGGPGALDRLAGYSADELDQVIERALRTQLAAGVTTVRDLGDRRYATLRWRGRPGVPTILAAGPPITSVGGHCWNMGGEAGGPDALRAAVAERAERGVDVVKVMASGGGMTPGSDILACQFTLAELRLIVEEAHAAGLPVTAHAHGTPAVEQAVAARVDGIEHCSCFTPDGIRMSDELAATIAGQDVTVCPTLGAIGEMTPPPALRDFLVRTGSTIRDRIGQVARLAGAGVRIVSGADSGISPAKPHGMVASSVEWLVDGGVATAAALASATSVAADVAGLGGHKGRIRPGFDADLLLVDGDPLTDITALARPVRVWLAGVSQRL; this is encoded by the coding sequence ATGGACGGCTTCGCGATCCGCGCCGCCCGCGTGTTCGACGGCGAGCGGGTGCACGACGACCTGCCGGTCGTCGTGCGGGACGGCCGGATCGACGCGGTCGGCGGCCCGGTGCCGGCCGGGCTGCCGGTGACCGGCTCGCCCGGCACGCTGCTGCCCGGGTTGTTCGACATGCACACCCACCTGTGCGGGGACGGGGGGCCCGGCGCGCTGGACCGGCTCGCCGGGTACTCCGCGGACGAGCTGGACCAGGTGATCGAGCGTGCGCTGCGGACCCAGCTCGCCGCCGGAGTCACCACGGTGCGGGACCTGGGCGACCGCCGCTACGCGACCCTCCGCTGGCGCGGCCGGCCCGGAGTACCGACGATCCTCGCCGCCGGTCCGCCGATCACCAGCGTCGGCGGCCATTGCTGGAACATGGGCGGCGAGGCCGGCGGCCCGGACGCGCTGCGCGCGGCCGTGGCGGAGCGGGCCGAGCGCGGCGTGGACGTCGTGAAGGTGATGGCCAGCGGCGGCGGCATGACACCCGGCAGCGACATCCTGGCCTGCCAGTTCACGCTCGCCGAGCTGCGGCTGATCGTCGAGGAGGCCCACGCCGCCGGTCTGCCGGTGACCGCGCACGCGCACGGCACGCCGGCGGTCGAGCAGGCGGTGGCGGCCCGGGTGGACGGGATCGAGCACTGCAGCTGCTTCACGCCGGACGGCATCCGGATGAGCGACGAGCTGGCCGCCACGATCGCCGGACAGGACGTCACGGTGTGCCCCACGCTCGGGGCGATCGGCGAGATGACGCCGCCACCGGCGCTGCGGGACTTCCTGGTTCGCACGGGCTCGACGATCCGCGACCGGATCGGCCAGGTGGCCCGGCTGGCCGGCGCCGGGGTGCGGATCGTGTCCGGCGCCGATTCGGGCATCTCCCCGGCCAAACCACACGGCATGGTCGCGAGCTCGGTGGAATGGCTGGTGGACGGGGGTGTCGCCACCGCGGCGGCCCTTGCCTCGGCGACCTCGGTGGCCGCGGACGTGGCCGGCCTGGGCGGCCACAAGGGCCGCATCCGGCCCGGTTTCGACGCCGACTTGCTGCTGGTGGACGGCGATCCGCTGACGGACATCACGGCTCTGGCGCGGCCCGTGCGGGTGTGGCTGGCCGGGGTGTCCCAGCGGCTGTGA
- a CDS encoding helix-turn-helix domain-containing protein, giving the protein MTGVDHDVRRLLDLLAGGASSEQLAHAGAADPKATELALRIHATLTAHRRREAELTALFDTASDLARLRDPDAVLRSIVRRARTLLGADVSYLSLNDETAGRTYMRVTDGCVSPLFKEVILGMGEGLGGLVAQSARPYATPDYFRDERFRHTSPIDEAVRDEGLAAILGVPLSLGGSVIGVLYASDRTPRDFTPDEVALLSSLADHAVIALDNARLLDEISSHSAAMHRAEEAHDRLMDLVLRGGDVPEVAAALAGVLHGSIGLFDAAGEELAHAGTAPPAPDPEVVAASRSTGRSVAGDDSLVCAVQAGPELLGSMVLAGRDALLDADRRLFERAAVVTALLLLLRRSVAKAEEEVRGELLTDLLTAPDRNPGALLARAGRLGVDLTEAHAVLLAHAESVSRARLAVAAARHATLAGIHAEEVVLLVRGDDPDAVAARTAEALTAAVDTPVTVGAAGPARGPVAIAGAHAEAVRCLRALLALGRSGDGASAAGLGFLGVLLGDRGDLTGFVRRTLGPVLDYDERRGTDLIGTLQAYFAAGGNSTRAKEALHVHVNTVVQRLDRVASLLGDDWQQPGRALEIQLALRVHALHA; this is encoded by the coding sequence ATGACCGGCGTGGACCACGACGTGCGCCGGCTGCTCGACCTGCTCGCCGGCGGGGCGAGCAGCGAGCAGCTGGCGCACGCCGGCGCCGCCGACCCCAAGGCCACCGAGCTGGCGCTGCGCATCCACGCCACGCTGACCGCGCACCGCCGGCGCGAAGCCGAGCTGACCGCGTTGTTCGACACGGCCAGCGACCTGGCCCGCCTGCGCGACCCGGACGCCGTGCTCCGCTCGATCGTGCGGCGGGCCCGCACGCTGCTCGGCGCCGACGTCTCCTACCTCAGCCTCAACGACGAAACCGCCGGGCGCACCTACATGCGCGTCACCGACGGGTGCGTGTCGCCGCTGTTCAAGGAGGTCATCCTGGGCATGGGCGAGGGGCTCGGCGGCCTGGTGGCGCAGAGCGCGCGGCCCTACGCGACCCCGGACTACTTCCGGGACGAGCGGTTCCGGCACACCAGCCCGATCGACGAGGCGGTGCGTGACGAGGGGCTGGCCGCGATCCTGGGCGTTCCGCTGTCGCTGGGCGGGTCGGTGATCGGTGTGCTGTACGCGTCCGACCGGACACCGCGCGACTTCACGCCGGACGAGGTCGCGTTGCTGTCGTCGCTGGCCGACCACGCCGTCATCGCGCTCGACAACGCCCGCCTGCTGGACGAGATCAGCTCGCACTCGGCGGCGATGCACCGCGCGGAGGAGGCGCACGACCGGCTGATGGACCTGGTGCTGCGCGGCGGGGACGTGCCCGAGGTGGCCGCCGCGCTGGCCGGGGTCCTGCACGGCTCGATCGGGTTGTTCGACGCGGCGGGCGAGGAACTGGCGCACGCGGGAACCGCCCCGCCCGCGCCCGATCCGGAGGTGGTCGCGGCGTCGCGGAGCACCGGGCGCTCGGTGGCCGGGGACGACTCGCTGGTGTGCGCGGTGCAGGCCGGCCCCGAACTGCTCGGCAGCATGGTGCTGGCCGGGCGGGACGCGCTGCTCGACGCCGACCGGCGGCTGTTCGAGCGGGCCGCCGTCGTCACCGCGTTGCTGCTCCTGCTCCGCCGGTCGGTGGCGAAGGCCGAGGAGGAGGTCCGCGGCGAGCTGCTCACCGACCTGCTGACCGCGCCGGACCGCAACCCGGGCGCCCTGCTCGCCCGGGCCGGACGACTGGGCGTCGACCTGACCGAAGCGCACGCGGTGCTGCTCGCGCACGCCGAGTCGGTGTCCCGGGCCCGGCTCGCGGTGGCCGCCGCGCGGCACGCGACGCTGGCCGGTATCCACGCCGAGGAGGTGGTGCTGCTGGTGCGCGGCGACGATCCGGACGCGGTGGCGGCACGCACGGCCGAAGCGCTGACGGCCGCCGTGGACACGCCGGTGACGGTGGGCGCGGCCGGCCCGGCCCGTGGTCCGGTGGCGATCGCCGGTGCCCACGCGGAAGCCGTCCGGTGCCTGCGGGCGCTGCTGGCGCTGGGCCGTTCCGGTGACGGTGCCTCGGCTGCCGGGCTGGGGTTCCTCGGCGTGCTGCTCGGCGATCGCGGGGACCTGACCGGGTTCGTGCGGCGCACGCTCGGCCCGGTGCTGGACTACGACGAGCGGCGCGGCACCGATCTGATCGGCACCTTGCAGGCGTACTTCGCGGCGGGCGGCAACTCCACGCGCGCGAAGGAGGCGCTGCACGTCCACGTCAACACGGTGGTGCAGCGGCTGGACCGCGTCGCGTCCCTCCTCGGCGACGACTGGCAGCAGCCCGGCCGGGCGCTGGAGATCCAGCTCGCGCTCCGGGTGCACGCCCTGCACGCTTGA
- a CDS encoding MFS transporter, with translation MPRTEKRAIAKVVGASLVGTTIEWYDFFLYGSAAALVFNKLFFPGSDPLTGTLLSFATYAIGFLARPLGGLVFGHFGDRVGRKKLLVFSLLLMGGSTCAMGLLPTYAAVGVAAPLLLTALRLIQGFALGGEWGGAVLIVSEHGDDRRRGFWASWPQCGAPGGNLLATAVLAVLAAVQTDAAFVSWGWRVPFLLSGVLVMIGLWIRLTVTESPVFLAAQEKARQRGEQHGAPAVEVFRTAWRRVLITIGARMAENVSYYVLTAFILVYVTGPLGLSKSTGLNAVLIGSAIHFVTIPLWGALSDRIGRRPVYLFGTVAMAGWAFAFFALMDTRSPAMIVLAATVGLVLHGAMYGPQAAFFAEQFPTRVRYTGLSIGGQLSSIAAGALAPILAVALFKEFGGTAAVSLYVVAMCVLTLIAVASAQETARTSLHDEAPATTGSTAEPVVR, from the coding sequence ATGCCCCGCACCGAGAAGCGCGCGATCGCGAAAGTCGTCGGCGCGAGCCTCGTCGGCACGACGATCGAGTGGTACGACTTCTTCCTCTACGGATCGGCCGCGGCCCTGGTCTTCAACAAGCTGTTCTTCCCCGGCAGCGACCCGCTGACCGGCACCCTGCTGTCCTTCGCGACCTACGCGATCGGCTTCCTGGCCCGGCCGCTGGGCGGGCTGGTGTTCGGCCACTTCGGTGACCGGGTGGGCCGCAAGAAGCTGCTGGTGTTCAGCCTGCTGCTGATGGGCGGGTCCACCTGCGCGATGGGCCTGCTGCCGACCTACGCCGCGGTGGGCGTGGCCGCTCCGCTGCTGCTCACCGCGTTGCGGCTGATCCAGGGCTTCGCGCTGGGCGGCGAGTGGGGCGGCGCGGTGCTGATCGTGTCCGAACACGGCGACGACCGCCGCCGCGGGTTCTGGGCCTCCTGGCCGCAGTGCGGCGCCCCGGGCGGCAACCTGCTGGCCACCGCGGTGCTCGCCGTGCTGGCCGCGGTGCAGACCGACGCCGCGTTCGTCTCCTGGGGCTGGCGGGTCCCGTTCCTGCTCTCCGGCGTGCTGGTGATGATCGGCCTGTGGATCCGGCTCACCGTCACCGAATCGCCGGTCTTCCTGGCCGCGCAGGAGAAGGCGCGGCAGCGCGGCGAACAGCACGGCGCCCCGGCGGTGGAGGTCTTCCGCACCGCCTGGCGGCGGGTGCTCATCACCATCGGCGCCCGGATGGCGGAGAACGTGTCCTACTACGTTCTCACCGCGTTCATCCTGGTCTACGTCACCGGTCCGCTCGGGCTGAGCAAGTCCACCGGGCTCAACGCGGTGCTCATCGGCTCGGCGATCCACTTCGTGACGATCCCGCTGTGGGGTGCGCTGTCCGACCGGATCGGCCGCCGCCCGGTGTACCTGTTCGGCACGGTCGCGATGGCGGGCTGGGCGTTCGCGTTCTTCGCGCTGATGGACACCCGCTCGCCCGCGATGATCGTGCTCGCCGCGACCGTCGGCCTGGTGCTGCACGGCGCCATGTACGGGCCGCAGGCGGCGTTCTTCGCCGAGCAGTTCCCGACCCGCGTCCGCTACACCGGCCTGTCCATCGGCGGCCAGCTGTCCTCGATCGCCGCGGGCGCGCTGGCCCCGATCCTCGCGGTCGCGCTGTTCAAGGAGTTCGGCGGCACGGCGGCGGTCTCGCTGTACGTGGTGGCGATGTGCGTGCTCACCCTGATCGCGGTGGCCAGCGCCCAGGAGACCGCGCGGACCTCGCTGCACGACGAGGCCCCCGCGACCACCGGGAGCACCGCGGAACCCGTCGTCCGGTGA
- a CDS encoding 3-hydroxybutyrate dehydrogenase gives MSEYWDGRVALVTGAGSGIGRACAVALAAAGAKVHAVDIDSAAAERVAAETGGWAHTADLADPAAAAGLPADVDILVNNAGFQHVAPLTEFPPEVFTRMHAVMVTAPFLLIRHVLPHMYAQSWGRIVNVSSVHGLRASAFKSAYVSAKHALEGLSKVAALEGAPHGVTSNCVSPGYVDTPLVRGQLADQAAAHGRPEDEIVGEVLLRRAAIKRLVDPAEVADAVRWLCGPSAGHITGVSLPLDGGWTAA, from the coding sequence ATGAGCGAGTACTGGGACGGGCGGGTCGCGCTGGTCACCGGCGCCGGCAGCGGGATCGGGCGGGCGTGTGCGGTCGCGCTGGCCGCGGCCGGGGCGAAGGTGCACGCGGTGGACATCGACTCCGCCGCCGCCGAGCGGGTCGCCGCCGAGACCGGCGGCTGGGCGCACACCGCCGACCTGGCCGACCCGGCGGCCGCCGCGGGGCTGCCCGCCGACGTCGACATCCTCGTCAACAACGCCGGCTTCCAGCACGTCGCGCCGTTGACCGAGTTCCCGCCCGAGGTGTTCACCCGCATGCACGCGGTCATGGTCACCGCGCCGTTCCTGCTGATCCGCCACGTGCTGCCGCACATGTACGCGCAGAGCTGGGGCCGCATCGTGAACGTCTCCAGCGTGCACGGCCTGCGGGCGAGCGCCTTCAAGTCCGCGTACGTCTCCGCGAAGCACGCGCTCGAAGGACTGTCCAAAGTGGCCGCTCTGGAAGGCGCGCCGCACGGGGTGACCAGCAACTGCGTCAGCCCGGGATACGTCGACACGCCCCTGGTCCGCGGCCAGCTCGCCGACCAGGCCGCCGCGCACGGCCGTCCCGAGGACGAGATCGTCGGCGAGGTCCTGCTGCGGCGTGCCGCGATCAAGCGGCTCGTCGACCCGGCCGAGGTCGCCGACGCGGTGCGCTGGCTGTGCGGTCCGTCCGCCGGCCACATCACCGGGGTGTCCCTCCCTCTCGACGGCGGCTGGACCGCCGCCTGA
- the trxA gene encoding thioredoxin: MATVTLTKDNFEEVVNSDGMVLVDFWADWCGPCKMFAPVFEGAAGRHDDIVFGKVDTEDQTELAQAFGIQSIPTLMAVRDGVVLYAQPGALPEASLEELIGKLREVDMDQVRAEIAKQQAE; encoded by the coding sequence ATGGCGACGGTCACCCTGACCAAGGACAACTTCGAAGAGGTCGTCAACTCCGACGGCATGGTGCTCGTCGACTTCTGGGCGGACTGGTGCGGGCCCTGCAAGATGTTCGCGCCCGTGTTCGAGGGAGCGGCCGGCCGGCACGACGACATCGTGTTCGGCAAGGTCGACACGGAGGACCAGACCGAGCTGGCCCAGGCGTTCGGCATCCAGTCGATCCCGACGCTGATGGCCGTGCGGGACGGGGTCGTGCTCTACGCGCAGCCCGGTGCGCTGCCCGAGGCGAGCCTGGAGGAGCTGATCGGCAAGCTGCGCGAGGTCGACATGGACCAGGTGCGCGCGGAGATCGCGAAGCAGCAGGCCGAGTGA
- a CDS encoding SAM-dependent methyltransferase, translating to MTPKAPRERTTATAAGVYDWYLNGRHHLPCDAEAAIAAQQAFPLAGQTARYNRDFLQRVVRWMTEHGIRQFLDIGSGYPTAGNVHEIAQRYAPGSRVVYADLDPDTVEVSNRLLEGTPDATCLRGDVREPEDILGRAELLDLTRPVGLLLVSVLPFVPGDVAALVRRFLVRLAPGSYLALTHVTTAEDERIRRRQADVEQTYNANVQQNVHLRDPEEIADLFAGTELVPPGLVLATHWHPPRGYRPGPDDQASAVLLGGVGRIP from the coding sequence ATGACCCCGAAGGCACCGCGCGAACGCACCACCGCGACGGCCGCCGGCGTCTACGACTGGTACCTCAACGGGCGGCACCACCTGCCCTGCGACGCGGAAGCGGCGATCGCCGCGCAGCAGGCGTTCCCCCTCGCCGGGCAGACCGCCCGGTACAACCGCGACTTCCTGCAACGGGTCGTCCGGTGGATGACCGAGCACGGGATCCGCCAGTTCCTCGACATCGGCTCGGGTTACCCGACGGCCGGCAACGTGCACGAGATCGCGCAGCGGTACGCGCCGGGTTCGCGGGTGGTCTACGCCGACCTCGACCCGGACACCGTCGAGGTCAGCAACCGGCTGCTGGAGGGCACCCCGGACGCGACCTGCCTGCGGGGCGACGTGCGCGAACCGGAGGACATCCTGGGCCGGGCGGAGCTGCTGGACCTCACGCGGCCGGTGGGGCTGCTCCTGGTGTCGGTGCTGCCGTTCGTGCCCGGGGACGTGGCCGCGCTGGTGCGCCGCTTCCTCGTCCGGCTGGCGCCGGGAAGCTACCTGGCGCTCACGCACGTCACGACGGCCGAGGACGAGCGGATCCGCCGGCGGCAGGCGGACGTGGAACAGACGTACAACGCGAACGTGCAACAGAACGTGCACCTGCGCGACCCGGAGGAGATCGCGGACCTGTTCGCCGGCACCGAGCTCGTGCCGCCCGGCCTCGTGCTCGCCACGCACTGGCACCCGCCGCGGGGTTACCGGCCCGGCCCGGACGACCAGGCGAGCGCCGTCCTGCTCGGTGGCGTGGGGCGGATTCCCTAG
- a CDS encoding ABC transporter ATP-binding protein: MLRSISLTVREGEHWALLGANGAGKSTLLGLLGAVTHPTRGTVDVLGHRLGRVDMRKLRSFLGHINPRHPLRSPLTVFEVVLTGLTNTTELVPRRQPAAAERDRAEDLIRMLGLTAQRDARWPTLSQGERGRALIARALMPAPRLLLLDEPATGLDVAAREQLLSSVDALRREHPELATVLVTHHLEELPASTTHALLLREGQCLASGPAGEVVTTDHISKCFDHPVRITRTEGRWAARAEPVV, encoded by the coding sequence CTGCTCCGGTCGATCTCGCTCACCGTGCGCGAGGGTGAGCACTGGGCGTTGCTCGGGGCGAACGGGGCCGGCAAGAGCACGCTGCTCGGCCTGCTCGGGGCGGTCACGCACCCGACCCGCGGGACGGTCGACGTGCTGGGGCACCGGCTGGGCCGGGTGGATATGCGCAAGCTGCGGTCGTTCCTCGGCCACATCAACCCGCGTCACCCGCTGCGCTCGCCGCTGACCGTGTTCGAGGTCGTGCTGACCGGGCTGACGAACACGACCGAGCTGGTGCCGCGCCGGCAGCCGGCGGCGGCGGAGCGGGACCGCGCCGAGGACCTCATCCGCATGCTCGGCCTGACGGCCCAGCGCGACGCCCGCTGGCCCACCCTGTCCCAGGGCGAGCGGGGCCGGGCGCTGATCGCCCGCGCGCTGATGCCCGCGCCGCGCCTGCTGCTGCTCGACGAGCCGGCCACCGGCCTGGACGTCGCGGCACGCGAGCAGCTGTTGTCCAGTGTGGACGCGCTGCGCCGGGAACACCCGGAACTGGCGACGGTCCTGGTGACGCACCACCTCGAGGAGCTGCCGGCGAGCACCACCCACGCGCTGTTGCTGCGCGAGGGCCAGTGCCTGGCCTCCGGTCCCGCCGGTGAGGTGGTGACGACGGACCACATCAGCAAGTGCTTCGACCACCCGGTCCGCATCACGCGTACCGAGGGCCGGTGGGCCGCCCGCGCGGAGCCGGTGGTCTGA
- a CDS encoding LysR family transcriptional regulator: MDRVETRELAYFVAVAEALHFGRAAEGLGLAQPALSKAVRSLERRLDVTLFDRTSRRVELTPAGEVLLGEARKALAAVAAAARRAQRAGRGVPYLALAAKPGGDAGLLPRILRRYETDPAAVPVELVPAHEDRVPMLHDGRADVALLHTPFDDAAGLATEELRAEPRSALLSPQHHLAQRAILQLADLHGEPVGRWGGYPDDGGVEVTDLAKLLRVTARGRAVAVLPNSVLDTLDHDLVTVPVVDAAPARLLLAWPQGTRSPAVAALVRAAREVAAGYGSTNTSDRSLRPVGMADRPRGR; the protein is encoded by the coding sequence ATGGATCGGGTCGAGACACGCGAACTCGCCTACTTCGTGGCCGTCGCGGAGGCGCTGCACTTCGGCCGCGCCGCGGAAGGACTGGGGCTGGCCCAGCCGGCGCTGTCGAAAGCCGTGCGTTCCCTGGAACGGCGGCTGGACGTCACCCTGTTCGACCGCACCAGCAGGCGGGTCGAGCTCACCCCGGCCGGAGAAGTGCTGCTCGGCGAGGCCCGGAAAGCACTCGCCGCGGTCGCCGCGGCGGCCCGGCGCGCCCAGCGGGCCGGACGCGGCGTGCCCTACCTCGCCCTCGCCGCCAAGCCCGGCGGCGACGCCGGCCTGCTGCCGCGCATCCTGCGCCGCTACGAAACCGATCCGGCCGCGGTGCCCGTCGAACTGGTGCCCGCCCACGAGGACCGGGTGCCGATGCTGCACGACGGCCGGGCGGACGTGGCGCTGCTGCACACGCCCTTCGACGACGCGGCGGGACTCGCGACGGAGGAACTGCGCGCCGAACCGCGGTCTGCCCTGCTGTCACCACAGCACCACCTCGCACAGCGGGCGATCCTGCAGCTGGCCGACCTGCACGGCGAACCGGTGGGGCGCTGGGGCGGCTATCCGGACGACGGCGGCGTGGAGGTCACCGACCTGGCGAAGCTGCTGCGGGTGACGGCACGCGGCCGGGCCGTCGCGGTGCTGCCGAACTCGGTGCTGGACACGCTGGACCACGACCTGGTCACCGTCCCGGTCGTGGACGCCGCGCCGGCCCGGCTGCTGCTCGCCTGGCCGCAGGGAACCCGCTCCCCCGCGGTCGCGGCGCTGGTGCGGGCGGCGCGAGAGGTCGCCGCCGGTTACGGCTCGACGAACACCTCGGACAGATCCTTGCGACCGGTGGGGATGGCGGACCGCCCGCGCGGCCGCTGA
- a CDS encoding nitroreductase family protein, with the protein MLPDALHVLTTIRATRVFADRPVPRDLVAALADTARWTGSARNRQPWRFVPVTDPDLRRALAGLGRYALPLAVAPVALVLLSDAEAGHDTEFDLGRVCQTLVVAAHFAGLGSCPVSLYPEANAVEAAALVGHAHPWRAHHALALGWPGQRPRGRSAIPTGRKDLSEVFVEP; encoded by the coding sequence GTGCTCCCCGATGCCCTGCATGTGCTCACCACGATCCGGGCGACGCGCGTGTTCGCCGACCGGCCGGTGCCGCGGGACCTCGTCGCCGCGCTCGCCGACACCGCGCGCTGGACCGGGTCGGCGCGCAACCGGCAGCCGTGGCGGTTCGTCCCGGTGACCGACCCGGACCTGCGCCGCGCGCTCGCCGGGCTCGGCCGGTACGCGCTGCCGCTGGCGGTCGCGCCGGTCGCGCTGGTCCTGCTCTCCGACGCCGAGGCCGGCCACGACACCGAGTTCGACCTGGGCCGGGTGTGCCAGACGCTCGTGGTCGCCGCGCACTTCGCCGGGCTCGGCAGCTGCCCGGTGTCGTTGTACCCCGAGGCCAATGCTGTCGAGGCGGCCGCGCTCGTCGGCCACGCGCACCCGTGGCGCGCGCACCACGCGCTCGCGCTGGGCTGGCCGGGTCAGCGGCCGCGCGGGCGGTCCGCCATCCCCACCGGTCGCAAGGATCTGTCCGAGGTGTTCGTCGAGCCGTAA
- a CDS encoding AAA family ATPase, whose amino-acid sequence MGWPSEIPPLRVPTSGNGFIQRVRVAPNAGTGRYPFTLPAVKHLVRSGGLRLNPGVTFLVGENGTGKSTLVEALAVAAGFNPEGGSQNFRFATRATESSLGDQLILTWGVRKPRTGFFLRAESYYNVASEIERLAREPGPPLLSAYGGVSPHERSHGESFVDLMTHRFGPRGLYILDEPEAALSVRGCMAVLARLAELAKQHSQIVVATHSPVLLALPGATIYEIAEAGDIVPVPYEQALPVRLTRDFLTAPERYLRHLLADD is encoded by the coding sequence ATGGGGTGGCCATCGGAGATCCCGCCGCTGAGGGTGCCCACGTCGGGAAACGGGTTCATCCAGCGTGTCCGGGTGGCTCCGAACGCCGGCACCGGGCGCTATCCCTTCACGCTGCCCGCGGTGAAACACCTGGTTCGCTCGGGCGGCTTGCGGCTCAACCCCGGCGTGACGTTCCTGGTCGGCGAGAACGGCACGGGCAAGTCCACCCTCGTCGAGGCGCTCGCGGTCGCAGCCGGGTTCAACCCGGAAGGCGGCAGCCAGAATTTCCGATTCGCCACCCGCGCCACCGAGTCCTCCCTCGGAGACCAGCTGATCCTGACGTGGGGCGTGAGGAAGCCGCGCACCGGGTTCTTCCTGCGTGCCGAGTCGTACTACAACGTCGCCTCGGAGATCGAGCGCCTGGCCCGCGAGCCGGGACCGCCACTCCTATCAGCCTACGGCGGCGTGTCCCCGCACGAGCGGTCCCACGGGGAATCCTTCGTGGACCTCATGACCCATCGGTTCGGACCACGAGGTCTGTACATCCTGGACGAACCGGAAGCAGCGCTCTCGGTGCGCGGCTGCATGGCCGTCCTGGCGCGCCTCGCCGAACTCGCGAAGCAACACAGCCAGATCGTCGTGGCCACCCACTCCCCGGTGTTGCTCGCGCTGCCCGGCGCCACGATCTATGAGATCGCCGAGGCGGGCGACATCGTCCCCGTGCCCTACGAGCAAGCGCTGCCGGTGCGACTGACGCGTGACTTCCTCACCGCACCGGAACGCTACCTCCGGCACCTTCTCGCCGACGATTGA